The Flavobacterium praedii genome window below encodes:
- a CDS encoding DUF4268 domain-containing protein, with protein sequence MYSKEENQKLKHEFWVEFAQKYPRKWVLYDTKIKDFSFKFYVENTKAQVHIDIEMRNKELRMQYFDKLVALKNIIEDEFVKDLVYERNHTLENGKTISRIWVEKLNVSVSNRKYWDEIFDFFHEKMNALELFYLEYDGFIKDIEI encoded by the coding sequence ATGTATAGTAAGGAAGAAAATCAAAAACTTAAACACGAATTTTGGGTTGAATTTGCTCAAAAATACCCCAGAAAATGGGTGTTGTATGACACGAAAATAAAAGATTTTTCTTTTAAATTTTATGTAGAAAACACCAAAGCTCAAGTACATATCGATATTGAAATGCGAAACAAGGAATTGAGAATGCAATATTTTGACAAATTAGTGGCCCTAAAAAATATTATAGAAGATGAATTTGTCAAAGATTTGGTCTATGAAAGAAATCATACTTTGGAAAATGGAAAAACCATCAGCCGTATTTGGGTTGAAAAATTAAATGTAAGTGTAAGTAATCGTAAGTATTGGGATGAGATATTTGATTTTTTCCATGAAAAAATGAATGCTTTAGAATTGTTTTATTTAG
- a CDS encoding NUDIX hydrolase — protein sequence MDFQDFLQLVPYFNDVNLPGEEAHNLMVPNERLEKMKSIDMNLVSPKIAAVMMLFYPKDGITHLVLIVRNSYKGVHSSQIAFPGGKYETEDANFEKTALRETYEEIGIHPSKIEVLKAFTQLYIQPSNFMVYPFLGICKEEISFYPDSIEVADIIELPLSTFLSDAIIVKTKMNTSYSIDIDVPAFEIDGKIVWGATAMMLSELKVILKYILKKSKL from the coding sequence ATGGATTTTCAAGACTTTTTACAATTAGTTCCATATTTTAATGATGTAAATCTTCCAGGCGAAGAAGCGCATAATTTAATGGTGCCAAATGAACGGTTGGAAAAAATGAAATCCATCGATATGAATCTAGTCAGTCCTAAAATTGCAGCCGTAATGATGTTGTTTTATCCAAAAGACGGAATTACTCATTTGGTTTTAATTGTTCGAAATTCCTACAAAGGAGTTCACTCTTCTCAAATAGCCTTTCCAGGTGGAAAGTATGAAACGGAAGACGCCAACTTTGAGAAAACGGCATTAAGAGAAACCTATGAAGAAATTGGTATTCATCCTAGTAAAATTGAAGTATTAAAAGCATTTACTCAATTGTATATTCAGCCAAGTAATTTTATGGTTTATCCTTTTTTGGGTATTTGCAAAGAGGAAATATCTTTTTATCCAGATTCTATCGAAGTGGCTGATATTATTGAACTACCATTATCTACCTTTTTAAGTGATGCTATTATTGTAAAAACAAAAATGAATACTTCATATTCAATTGATATTGATGTACCTGCATTTGAAATTGATGGTAAAATTGTTTGGGGAGCAACGGCAATGATGTTAAGTGAATTGAAAGTAATTTTGAAATATATTTTAAAAAAAAGCAAATTATAA
- a CDS encoding lysophospholipid acyltransferase family protein has translation MGLFKRNPFGHILFIKKWLIRIFGFISHRRYRGFNELQIEGSEIIKNLPDTNVLFISNHQTYFADVTAMFHVFNASLSGREDSIKNVWYMWNPKLNMYYVAAKETMKAGLLPRIMAYAGAISVERTWRAKGEDVKEKKDVNPNDTENIKIALDDGWVITFPQGTTKSFKPVRKGTAHIIKQHRPIVVPIVIDGFRRSFCKKGLRMKKKGILQSFIIKEPLDIDYDNDTIDEIVEKVEYAIEQHPSFLKVIPLEELQEQEELNKKRQWDY, from the coding sequence ATGGGATTATTTAAGCGAAATCCTTTTGGACACATCCTATTTATAAAAAAATGGTTGATTCGAATCTTCGGATTTATTAGCCACAGAAGGTATCGTGGTTTTAATGAACTGCAAATTGAAGGTTCTGAAATTATTAAAAACCTACCAGATACCAACGTACTTTTTATTTCCAATCATCAAACTTATTTTGCAGATGTAACAGCCATGTTTCATGTCTTTAATGCCAGTTTAAGCGGTCGTGAAGATTCTATTAAGAATGTTTGGTATATGTGGAATCCTAAATTGAATATGTATTATGTAGCAGCCAAAGAAACTATGAAAGCAGGATTACTGCCGAGAATCATGGCGTATGCAGGTGCAATTTCAGTAGAACGTACTTGGCGTGCCAAAGGCGAAGATGTAAAAGAAAAAAAAGATGTAAATCCAAATGATACGGAGAATATTAAAATTGCATTAGATGATGGTTGGGTAATTACGTTTCCTCAAGGCACTACCAAATCGTTTAAACCTGTTCGAAAAGGAACAGCACATATCATAAAACAACACCGACCTATAGTTGTTCCAATAGTAATTGATGGTTTCCGACGTTCGTTTTGCAAGAAAGGTTTACGGATGAAAAAGAAAGGAATCCTTCAATCCTTCATCATCAAAGAACCTTTGGATATCGACTACGATAATGATACCATTGATGAAATTGTAGAAAAAGTAGAATACGCCATCGAGCAACATCCTTCTTTCTTAAAAGTAATTCCATTAGAAGAACTTCAGGAACAAGAAGAATTGAATAAAAAAAGACAGTGGGATTATTAG
- a CDS encoding RNA polymerase sigma factor, giving the protein MSENLEPSFVKQLQENQNIIHKICRLYTSGEDAHKDLFQEITIQLWKAFPKFRGESKFSTWAYRVALNTAITLYRKSKRSIATVEYEGRQHFTHDIEYNYEEEEQLKLMYKAVYQLNDIEKALVFMYLEDKDYTEISETLGISEVNARVKMNRIKGKLKKILNPLGV; this is encoded by the coding sequence ATGAGTGAAAATCTAGAACCTTCTTTTGTCAAGCAACTGCAAGAAAACCAGAATATAATCCACAAGATTTGTCGATTGTATACGTCTGGGGAGGATGCTCATAAGGATTTGTTTCAGGAAATCACGATTCAGTTGTGGAAAGCTTTTCCTAAATTTAGGGGAGAAAGTAAATTTTCGACTTGGGCTTATCGAGTTGCTTTGAATACCGCAATTACTTTGTATCGAAAGAGTAAGCGCAGCATTGCAACAGTTGAGTACGAAGGTAGACAACATTTTACGCATGACATAGAATATAATTATGAAGAAGAAGAGCAGTTGAAATTGATGTATAAGGCAGTTTATCAGCTGAATGATATTGAAAAAGCGTTAGTATTTATGTATTTGGAAGACAAGGATTATACCGAAATTTCGGAAACTTTAGGAATTAGTGAAGTGAATGCAAGGGTAAAAATGAATCGAATAAAAGGGAAATTAAAAAAAATATTAAATCCATTAGGCGTATGA
- a CDS encoding DUF3810 domain-containing protein, protein MKRRYILPIFLLIQIIILKIIRFFPESVERFYSNGFYVYLSKFSRIVLGKIPFSIGDCIYFILILFALKWFWTKRKSWKLDWKNNLLTILSVLSVFYFFFHILWALNYYREPLFEKMAIERDYTDTDLLIFTKKLIAKTNAIQSQITKNDSLKVVFPYSQNQVFEMNQNGYQNLSREYDFFTYSHLSIKKSLFSLPLTYMGFGGYLNPFTNEAQVNYLGPMYSFPMTTNHEMAHQMGYASESECNFIGFLSSIKNDNLYFQYSGYCMALRYCLGNWQVRNEETLKRLLKTVHPGILKNYKESEDFWEQYQTPIETGFHAFYDRFLKINQQKDGMDSYSKFVNLMVNYYKVRSF, encoded by the coding sequence ATGAAACGCCGCTACATTCTCCCCATATTCTTATTGATTCAAATCATAATTCTAAAAATCATTCGGTTTTTTCCGGAAAGCGTAGAACGTTTTTACAGCAACGGATTTTATGTTTATCTGTCAAAATTTTCGAGAATCGTCTTAGGAAAAATTCCATTTTCAATTGGGGATTGTATTTATTTTATTTTGATTTTATTCGCTTTAAAATGGTTTTGGACCAAAAGAAAATCTTGGAAGTTAGATTGGAAAAACAATCTTCTGACTATTTTGAGTGTTTTATCCGTGTTTTATTTTTTCTTTCATATACTTTGGGCATTGAATTATTACCGTGAACCTTTGTTTGAAAAAATGGCGATTGAAAGAGATTATACCGATACGGATTTATTGATTTTTACCAAAAAATTAATTGCCAAAACAAATGCCATTCAAAGTCAAATTACAAAAAATGACAGTCTAAAAGTAGTATTCCCCTATTCTCAAAATCAGGTTTTTGAAATGAACCAAAATGGATATCAAAACTTATCTCGAGAGTATGACTTTTTTACCTATTCGCATTTGAGTATCAAGAAATCTCTTTTCAGTTTGCCTTTAACCTACATGGGTTTTGGCGGTTATTTGAATCCGTTTACCAATGAAGCTCAGGTGAATTATTTGGGTCCGATGTACAGTTTTCCAATGACAACGAATCATGAAATGGCACATCAGATGGGATATGCCAGCGAGAGCGAATGTAACTTTATAGGATTTTTATCTTCGATAAAAAATGATAATTTGTATTTTCAGTATTCGGGATATTGTATGGCTTTGCGCTATTGTTTGGGGAATTGGCAAGTACGAAATGAAGAGACATTGAAGCGATTACTCAAAACTGTTCATCCTGGCATTTTGAAAAACTATAAAGAAAGTGAAGATTTTTGGGAACAATACCAAACCCCAATTGAAACGGGATTTCATGCTTTTTATGACCGTTTTCTAAAAATTAACCAACAAAAAGACGGGATGGACAGTTACAGTAAGTTTGTGAATTTGATGGTGAATTATTATAAAGTAAGGTCTTTTTAA
- the dcuC gene encoding C4-dicarboxylate transporter DcuC: MILYGSVLALIFIVIVARLLILKYNPQAVLLFSGLFMLIIALLLGFKMPILVKPTGSSFLNIFEYIKVAFSETNAQVGLLIMAIGGFVAFIEKNGASDALVYLALKPLSLMKKYPYIIASLVIPIGQFLFICIPSAAGLSLLLMASVFPIMVNLGVSRLSAVSVITATTAFGVGPASVITARSVKIIDTSSVSHFFDSQIPLMVPLTITLMICFFFVNRYFDKKENSSATVPIEEKEIVLKVPLYYAILPILPLIILLVFSEMFSFFETPIHIDTTTVMIICVFIGLLMDLIRTRNLKMVFESLQIFFNGMGDIFKSVVTLIIAAEMFSKGLISLLFIDGLITSSQSIGLGGVGISIVMAVMIFFASVLMGSGNAAFFAFGPLVPKITNELGVSTTSMILPMEFSASMGRTVSPISGVLIASSNIAKVSPFDIAKRNAIPFGITFLVMIIIHFIL, encoded by the coding sequence ATGATATTATATGGATCAGTACTTGCTTTAATTTTTATAGTGATAGTTGCTAGGCTTTTAATTTTAAAATATAATCCACAGGCAGTTTTACTATTTAGTGGTTTATTTATGTTGATAATTGCTTTGCTTTTAGGATTTAAAATGCCAATATTAGTGAAACCTACAGGATCAAGCTTTCTAAATATTTTTGAATATATTAAAGTAGCTTTTAGCGAAACCAACGCTCAAGTAGGATTATTAATTATGGCAATTGGAGGTTTCGTTGCATTTATTGAAAAAAATGGGGCTTCTGATGCTTTGGTTTATTTAGCTTTAAAACCATTGTCGCTTATGAAAAAGTATCCCTATATAATAGCCTCTTTAGTCATTCCAATAGGTCAATTTCTGTTTATTTGTATTCCATCTGCAGCAGGGCTCAGTTTGTTGTTAATGGCTTCCGTTTTTCCTATTATGGTAAATCTTGGAGTTAGTCGTTTATCAGCAGTATCTGTTATTACAGCAACAACCGCTTTTGGTGTTGGGCCTGCTTCTGTAATAACTGCTCGATCCGTTAAAATCATTGACACTTCATCAGTATCACATTTTTTTGATTCACAAATTCCGTTAATGGTTCCTTTAACAATAACATTAATGATTTGTTTCTTTTTTGTAAATAGATATTTTGATAAAAAAGAGAATTCAAGCGCAACTGTTCCAATCGAAGAAAAAGAAATAGTTTTAAAGGTACCTTTATATTATGCTATTTTGCCAATACTTCCATTGATTATATTATTAGTTTTCTCTGAAATGTTTTCGTTTTTTGAAACGCCTATTCACATAGATACTACTACTGTTATGATTATTTGCGTTTTTATTGGGCTACTGATGGATTTAATACGAACTCGAAATTTAAAAATGGTTTTTGAGTCTTTACAAATATTTTTTAATGGAATGGGTGATATTTTCAAGTCGGTTGTAACTTTAATTATTGCTGCCGAAATGTTTTCTAAAGGTTTAATCAGTTTACTATTTATAGATGGTTTGATTACAAGCTCACAAAGTATAGGATTAGGAGGTGTAGGGATTAGTATTGTTATGGCAGTAATGATATTTTTTGCTTCGGTTCTTATGGGAAGTGGAAATGCTGCTTTTTTTGCTTTTGGACCATTAGTCCCAAAAATCACAAATGAATTAGGGGTTTCTACTACCTCTATGATTTTGCCAATGGAATTTTCTGCTTCAATGGGTAGAACAGTTTCGCCAATTTCAGGAGTTCTTATTGCAAGTTCAAATATTGCCAAAGTTTCTCCATTTGACATTGCAAAAAGAAATGCAATCCCATTTGGGATCACTTTTTTGGTCATGATAATTATTCATTTTATACTATAA
- the iadA gene encoding beta-aspartyl-peptidase has product MLKLIKNADVYTPESIGVKDILLAGDKIVAIENSIPNSDLYSQVFDLKGKILTPGLIDQHVHITGAGGKHGFGSMTPEIMLSEFIACGTTTVVGLLGTDGSARSIKTLYAKAKSLESEGISAYILTSYFGLDAVTFTESVQDDMIFIDKVVGCKIAISDERSSYPLEIDLLRFLKQVRVGGLIAGKKGILHIHLGALSSRMDVLLKIVKEYEFPIEHISPTHVGRSLPLFEQAIEFAKLGGMIDITSGGTKYTDPYKSVLYALEKGVSIDMMTFSSDGNAGIGIMDENGRTIGFKKAPINLNLKQVLLLIKEGNVPIEEAFKLITANPAKNLALKTKGHIKIGYDADFCAFNSDLELTDVFAKGKQMMKEKEIIVFGNFESQK; this is encoded by the coding sequence ATGCTAAAACTAATTAAAAATGCAGATGTATATACTCCAGAATCAATAGGAGTTAAAGATATTTTATTGGCAGGAGATAAAATAGTAGCGATAGAGAACTCTATTCCGAATTCAGATCTATATTCTCAAGTGTTTGATTTAAAAGGAAAAATACTTACTCCTGGATTGATTGATCAGCATGTTCATATTACCGGTGCAGGAGGTAAACATGGATTTGGATCCATGACTCCAGAAATTATGTTGTCTGAATTTATTGCTTGTGGAACTACTACTGTTGTTGGTTTGTTGGGCACCGATGGAAGTGCAAGAAGTATAAAAACACTTTATGCTAAAGCAAAGTCTTTGGAATCAGAAGGGATATCAGCCTATATTCTTACCAGTTATTTTGGATTGGATGCCGTAACTTTTACAGAATCTGTTCAAGATGATATGATTTTTATTGATAAAGTAGTTGGATGTAAAATAGCCATAAGTGATGAACGCTCTTCTTATCCTTTAGAAATTGACCTTCTTAGATTTTTAAAACAAGTACGGGTTGGTGGTTTGATTGCCGGAAAAAAAGGAATTTTACACATTCACTTAGGCGCTTTAAGTTCTAGAATGGATGTTTTATTGAAAATTGTAAAAGAATATGAATTTCCAATAGAACATATATCTCCAACACATGTTGGAAGATCTCTTCCTCTTTTTGAACAAGCAATTGAATTTGCAAAATTAGGAGGTATGATAGATATTACTTCTGGTGGTACAAAATATACAGATCCGTATAAATCAGTTTTATATGCTCTTGAAAAAGGAGTTTCTATTGATATGATGACATTTAGTAGTGATGGAAATGCAGGAATTGGGATAATGGATGAAAACGGTAGGACAATAGGATTTAAAAAAGCGCCGATTAATCTTAATTTAAAACAAGTACTATTATTGATTAAAGAAGGAAACGTGCCAATTGAAGAAGCCTTTAAATTAATAACAGCCAATCCTGCTAAAAACTTAGCCTTAAAAACAAAAGGTCATATAAAAATAGGATATGATGCTGATTTTTGTGCTTTTAATTCTGATTTAGAATTAACAGATGTTTTTGCAAAAGGAAAGCAAATGATGAAAGAAAAAGAGATTATAGTATTTGGAAATTTCGAATCCCAAAAATAG
- a CDS encoding M14 family zinc carboxypeptidase, protein MKTLLYYLFFSITATSCFAQEKNGIYEKFFTDPVQDIPFPIAKGSSYYSGYQNTLDYINRLTVSYPELVTVSSIGASQRGYKVPLVIFSKKNNIPEQDKIRVCFLSSVHGDEPISTDGMLFLMDQLSNNDKYSQVLDNIILEIIPIVNVDGYIDDKRDSNNGTDLNRNLTILNVVETVNLKNAINKFNPHIVIDFHEYGPARKDFLEIDDCLTSSYDAMFLYTGNLNVNNSIRKVIVDDFVTPTKLKLEQNNRKVTDYLTTAWKDQEVILNIGGNSARSSATNYALQNRISILMEIRGVSEKEKAAKRRIETSFLTALSYLEIAGQKSDLIKAAIQKADLETINEGSDIVLESESEKIDFPFVFVNTCTNEYQTITFQANFNIKQKPLVTRKRPDGYLLVTKSKQIFKILDASGIVYQVVDKPKKIEVETYNQLDKFKFEISNETIEIPTGTIVINEHQKMGNVIIELMEPEEKNSFVFNNLLKPFKGTNKLRVYRINKDQVLQLQNKN, encoded by the coding sequence ATGAAAACCTTATTATATTATTTGTTTTTTTCAATTACTGCAACATCCTGTTTTGCACAAGAAAAAAATGGGATCTATGAAAAATTCTTCACAGACCCTGTTCAGGATATTCCTTTTCCGATTGCAAAAGGAAGCTCATACTATTCAGGGTATCAAAACACACTGGATTATATCAACCGTTTGACTGTTTCATATCCTGAATTAGTAACTGTAAGTAGTATTGGAGCCTCTCAAAGAGGTTATAAAGTACCTTTAGTCATTTTTTCTAAAAAAAACAATATCCCCGAACAAGATAAAATTCGTGTTTGTTTTCTATCTAGCGTTCATGGTGATGAACCTATAAGTACAGATGGGATGTTGTTTTTAATGGATCAATTGAGTAATAATGACAAATACAGTCAAGTTCTTGATAATATTATTCTAGAAATAATCCCAATTGTCAATGTTGATGGCTATATTGATGATAAAAGAGATTCAAATAATGGAACTGATTTAAATAGAAACTTGACGATTTTAAATGTAGTCGAAACCGTAAATTTAAAAAATGCCATTAATAAATTTAACCCTCATATTGTCATTGATTTCCATGAATATGGGCCAGCTAGAAAAGATTTTTTAGAAATAGATGATTGTCTTACATCTAGTTATGATGCCATGTTCTTGTATACGGGGAATTTAAATGTAAACAATTCTATTCGGAAAGTGATAGTTGATGATTTTGTAACACCAACAAAATTAAAATTAGAACAAAACAACAGAAAAGTAACTGACTATCTTACAACTGCTTGGAAGGATCAAGAAGTAATCTTAAATATTGGGGGGAACAGTGCAAGATCAAGTGCCACAAATTATGCTTTGCAAAACCGAATTTCAATTTTAATGGAAATCAGAGGAGTTTCTGAAAAAGAAAAAGCGGCTAAAAGAAGAATTGAAACTTCATTTTTAACTGCACTATCTTATTTGGAAATTGCGGGTCAAAAAAGCGATTTGATAAAGGCAGCAATTCAAAAAGCAGATTTAGAAACTATAAACGAAGGAAGTGATATTGTATTAGAATCAGAATCCGAAAAAATAGATTTCCCTTTTGTATTTGTAAATACTTGTACAAATGAATATCAAACCATAACTTTTCAAGCTAATTTTAATATTAAGCAAAAACCGTTGGTGACCAGAAAAAGACCGGATGGCTATTTGTTAGTAACGAAAAGCAAGCAGATTTTTAAAATTTTGGATGCCTCGGGAATTGTCTATCAAGTTGTAGATAAACCAAAAAAAATCGAAGTTGAAACATACAACCAATTAGATAAGTTCAAATTTGAAATTTCTAATGAAACAATTGAAATTCCAACAGGTACAATTGTAATTAATGAACATCAAAAAATGGGTAATGTAATTATAGAATTAATGGAACCTGAAGAGAAAAACTCATTTGTATTTAATAATCTTCTCAAACCTTTTAAAGGGACAAATAAATTAAGAGTTTATAGAATCAACAAAGATCAAGTTTTACAATTACAAAACAAAAACTAG
- a CDS encoding lamin tail domain-containing protein — MKKLKVFLLIAFSFCMACTSEIKFDKKEEPIPPDNPAISDLIISELATFINTDATAGGKRNGYIELYNGTDKSLDLSNYAIGYQASTDEKTLVEWSFTNSANVLLLTGIVDAEKTYVIASPQADPSVVPSDQLWGTTSTANADASKPLQLSGNSAIALLKKDAAGTYLIADELYKIIDVFGAPNVSRVTSTGSSSSRNNLMWPTAGENDDTRNRTFWRKNTVTEPNSNWELSRGTNALDSEWILSLERKWDYSNIGKFTNI; from the coding sequence ATGAAAAAATTAAAAGTCTTTCTATTAATTGCTTTTTCGTTTTGTATGGCATGTACATCTGAAATTAAATTTGATAAAAAAGAGGAACCAATTCCACCTGATAATCCTGCAATATCAGATTTAATAATATCTGAATTGGCTACTTTTATAAATACAGATGCAACAGCAGGAGGTAAGCGAAATGGTTATATTGAATTGTATAATGGAACTGATAAAAGCCTTGATTTAAGTAATTATGCCATCGGTTACCAAGCCTCTACTGATGAAAAAACATTAGTAGAATGGAGTTTTACTAATAGTGCAAACGTATTATTATTAACCGGTATTGTTGATGCTGAAAAAACCTATGTGATTGCATCGCCTCAGGCAGATCCTTCTGTAGTACCAAGTGATCAATTGTGGGGAACAACAAGTACAGCCAATGCAGATGCTAGTAAACCACTACAGCTAAGTGGGAATAGTGCGATTGCTTTGCTTAAAAAAGATGCCGCAGGAACCTATTTAATTGCTGATGAATTGTATAAAATTATTGATGTATTTGGTGCTCCAAATGTTTCAAGGGTTACATCTACAGGTAGTAGTAGTTCTAGGAATAATTTAATGTGGCCTACAGCAGGCGAAAATGATGATACTCGAAACCGAACTTTTTGGAGAAAAAACACCGTAACAGAGCCTAATTCTAATTGGGAATTAAGCCGAGGAACAAATGCATTAGATTCAGAATGGATTCTCTCATTAGAAAGAAAATGGGATTATTCAAATATTGGAAAATTCACTAATATTTAG